Genomic DNA from bacterium:
TTGCGCCCGAAGAGTACCGCGGACCGCGGCGGCGGCCACGCCCGGGGCGCGGCCGCGGATCCGGCGGACGCCCTGCCGCTTGTTGCGCGGCGGCTCGCTCGTCCGCTACGGTAGCCGGGCCGCGCCGGGAGGCGCGGCGGGGAGGAATCGACGATGAGACTGTCTCTGGTTGGGGGGGCGCTCTTGGCGCTGGGCTTCGCGTTCGCCGGCCCGGCGCTGGCGCAGGAAGACGCCGACGGGAGCAAGGACCATCCGCTGCTCAACCGGATGGCGAACTACTTCATCTTCGAGTACCAGGCGCGCGACTTCGACAGCGACTCGTTCGAGGTCCGCGGGGCCGAGCCCGCGGTCGTCGAGGGAAAGAAGACCTTCATCGAGTACCGGATCCGCGACGAGGCGGAGCCGCCGTCGGCGCTGGCGGTGATGCGCAACTACCAGGCCGCGCTGAAGAGGCTCGGCGGGCAGGTGCTGTTCGAGGATACGGACGGGAACTACGCCAAGACGACGATCAAGGTCGAGCGGGACGGGAAGGAAGTCTGGGCCGGCGTCGTCGTGGGCGAGAACGGCGGGTACTACCGACTGACGATCGTCGAGCGGAAGGGGATGAAGCAGGAGGTCGTCGCCGACGCCGCGGCGTGGGGCGCCGACATCGCGAAGACCGGGCACGTCGCCGTCTACGGGATCCTCTTCGACACCGACAAGGCCGAGGTGAAGCCGGAGTCGGCGCCGGCGCTGGCCGAGATCGCGAGGCTCCTCGCGGCGGACCCGGCGCTCAAGCTGTTCGTCGTCGGCCACACCGACGCGGCCGGGGACTTCGCGCACAACATGAAGCTCTCCCAGGACCGCGCGGCGGCGGTGGCCGCGGCGCTCGTCGCCAAGCACGGCGTCGCGGCGGCGCGGCTCTCCGCGCAGGGCGTCGGCCCGCTGGCCCCGGTCGCGTCGAACGCGGACGAGCAGGGACGCGCCAAGAACCGGCGCGTCGAGTTGGTCAAGCGGTAGGGCGTCGATCGCGCCGGCGGCTCCGCGGCGGAACGTCCCGCCGCCGCGGCGCCGGCGCGATTCTCGACGGGGCCGTCGCCGGGTCGGCGGCGGCCGACGCTCCGCCGCGGGGCGCGTCGCGGCGCCGGGTCAGCGGCGGCCGTAGATCCAGAGGAGGTCGCGGAACCGCTCGCGGAGGAACGGCTCGAGCATCGACGGGTGCAGGCGGAAGAGCCAGTTCCCCTCGGCGACGCCCGGCGTGTTCATCCGCCCCTCCGGGCCGAGGCCGGCGAGGTCCTGGTGCGGGACGACCGCCAGGTCGGCGACCGAGGCGAGGGCGGCGCGGACGAAGTCCCAGGCGATGTCGTGGCCGGGGACGGCGAAGTAGCGGCGGACGAAGTCGCGCTCCTCCTCGGTCGCGTCGTGCTCGTACCAGCCGCGGACGGTGTTGTTGTCGTGCGTCCCGGTGTAGACGACGAGGCGCCGCCGGTGGTGGTAGGGCAGGAAGGTGCTCCGCTCGGCCGGGGAGAAGGCGAACTGCAGCACGGCCATCCCCGGCGCGCCGATCGCCTCGCGCAGCGCGATCACCGGCTTGTCGATCAGGCCGAGGTCCTCGGCGATGATCGGGAGGTCGCCGAGCGCCGCCGCGAGCGCGTCGAAGAGCTTCTTCCCGGGGCCCTTGACCCAGCGGCCGGGACGGGCGGTCGGCGCATCGGCCGGGACTTCCCAGAAGGCCGCGAAGCCGCGGAAGTGGTCGATCCGCAGCACGTCGACGACGCGCAGCGCGGCGCGCGTCCGCGCGATCCACCAGGAATAGCCCTCCCGCGCCATCCGCTCCCAGTCGTAGAGCGGGTTGCCCCAGAGCTGCCCGTCCTCGCTGAAGTAGTCGGGCGGGACGCCGGAGACGTGCGTCGGCCGCAGCTCGTCGTCGAGGCGGAACTCCTCCGGCCGCGCCCAGACCTCGGCGCTGTCGCGCGCGACGTACATCGGCAGGTCGCCGATGATCTTCACGGCGCGCGCCGCGGCGCGCGCGCGGAGGCGCCGCCACTGGTCGAAGAAGACCCACTGGCCGAACGCCTGCCGCTCGACGTCGCGCGCGCGGTCGGCGCGGAAGCGGGCCAGCGCCTTCGGCTCGCGCCGCGCGAACGGCGACGGCCAGGTCCACCAGGCCGCGCCGTGGTGCGCGCGCTTGAGCGCGCCGTACAGGGCGAAGTCGTCGAGCCACCACGCCTCGGCCGCGCGGAACTCGTCGAAGGAACGCCGCGCGGCGGGGAGCGCGGCGGCGAAGCGCTCGTGCGCGCGGTCGAGCAGCGCCCGCTTGAACGCGGCGGCGGCGACGTGGTCCGACTCGTCGGGGGCGCGGTCCGGCGCGCCTTCGAGGTCGGCGGCGGCGACGAGGCCGTCGGCGAGCATCGTCTCCGGGCTGACGAGGATCGTCGCCCCGGCGAAGGTCGAGTGGGCGGTGTAGGGACAGGAGGCCGGGCCCGGCGGGTTGACCGGGAGGACCTGCCAATACGCGGCGCCGGCGTCGGCGAGCCAGTCGACGTAGGCGTGCGCGGCGGGGCCGAGGTCGCCGATCCCGTACGGGCCGGGCAGCGAGGTGGGGTGGAGCAGGACGCCTGCGGAGCGGGGGAAGTCCATCGGACCCTCAGAGGACCGTGCCGTCGGGAATCACCGCGTTCTTGGCGACGACGACGATGCCGTCGCGGATCGCCCATCCGGGCCCTTCGTCCTCCCGCGCGCCGCGCTCGTTGACGAGGCGGCAGCCGCGGCCGATCCGCGCGTTCTTGTCGACGATCGCGTTCTCGATCACCGTCCCCTCGCCGACGCCGACCGGCGGGTCGCCGGGACGCGGCTCGGGGAAGACCGGATCGGCGCCCATCACCAGCGCGCGGCGGATCGTCGCGCCGCGCACGACGGAGCGGACGCCGACGATCGCCTCCTCGATCCGCGAGGCGGAGATGCGCGAGCCTTCGGCGAGCATCGCGCGCTCGAACGTCGTGCCGAAGATCCGCGCCGGGGGAAGGAAGCGGGCGTGGGTGTAGAACGGCCACGCGGGGTCGTAGAGGTCGAACGGCGCGTCGGCGCGGACGAGGTCCATGTGGGCCTCGAAGAAGGCGCGGATCGTGCCGATGTCGCGCCAGTAGCCGCCGAAGAAGTGGGCGAAGACGCGCTTCCCGCCCACGGCCGCCGGGATGACGTGGTGGCCGAAGTCGACCATCTCGTTGTCGAGCGCGTCGAGCAGGGCGTCCTTGTCGAAGAGGTAGATCCCCATCGAGGCGAGATACGGCTTGCCGGCGGGGACGCCGCGCTCGGCGAGAAGCGCCGGGTCGGCCTCCATCCCCGCGCGCGCCGCGGCGTCGCGCGGCTTCTCGCGGAACTCCAGCACCCGGCCGTCGCGCTCGACCCGCACCGCGCCGAACTCGCCGATCTCCGCCGCCGAGCAGGGGAGGACGGAGATCGTCACGTCCGCCTGCCGGGCGAGGTGCTCCTCGAGCAGCCGGCGGTAGTCCATGCGGTACATGTGGTCGCCGGCGAGGATCAGCACGTTGCGTCCGCGCGTCTCCCGGATCGTGCGCAGGTTCTGCCGCACCGCGTCGGCGGTGCCCTGGAACCAGCTGTCGTTCCCCGGCGTCTGCTGCGCGGCGAGGATCTGCACCGAGCCGCGGGAGAAGTGGTCGAACTTGTAGGTCTCGGCGATGTGCCGGTGGAGCGAGACGGA
This window encodes:
- a CDS encoding OmpA family protein, producing MRLSLVGGALLALGFAFAGPALAQEDADGSKDHPLLNRMANYFIFEYQARDFDSDSFEVRGAEPAVVEGKKTFIEYRIRDEAEPPSALAVMRNYQAALKRLGGQVLFEDTDGNYAKTTIKVERDGKEVWAGVVVGENGGYYRLTIVERKGMKQEVVADAAAWGADIAKTGHVAVYGILFDTDKAEVKPESAPALAEIARLLAADPALKLFVVGHTDAAGDFAHNMKLSQDRAAAVAAALVAKHGVAAARLSAQGVGPLAPVASNADEQGRAKNRRVELVKR
- the malQ gene encoding 4-alpha-glucanotransferase, which produces MDFPRSAGVLLHPTSLPGPYGIGDLGPAAHAYVDWLADAGAAYWQVLPVNPPGPASCPYTAHSTFAGATILVSPETMLADGLVAAADLEGAPDRAPDESDHVAAAAFKRALLDRAHERFAAALPAARRSFDEFRAAEAWWLDDFALYGALKRAHHGAAWWTWPSPFARREPKALARFRADRARDVERQAFGQWVFFDQWRRLRARAAARAVKIIGDLPMYVARDSAEVWARPEEFRLDDELRPTHVSGVPPDYFSEDGQLWGNPLYDWERMAREGYSWWIARTRAALRVVDVLRIDHFRGFAAFWEVPADAPTARPGRWVKGPGKKLFDALAAALGDLPIIAEDLGLIDKPVIALREAIGAPGMAVLQFAFSPAERSTFLPYHHRRRLVVYTGTHDNNTVRGWYEHDATEEERDFVRRYFAVPGHDIAWDFVRAALASVADLAVVPHQDLAGLGPEGRMNTPGVAEGNWLFRLHPSMLEPFLRERFRDLLWIYGRR
- a CDS encoding NTP transferase domain-containing protein, with protein sequence MGLNHDVARDVIVVVLGGGRGARLDPLTRQRSKPAVPIAGKYRLIDVPLGNAINSGMERMFLLTQFNSVSLHRHIAETYKFDHFSRGSVQILAAQQTPGNDSWFQGTADAVRQNLRTIRETRGRNVLILAGDHMYRMDYRRLLEEHLARQADVTISVLPCSAAEIGEFGAVRVERDGRVLEFREKPRDAAARAGMEADPALLAERGVPAGKPYLASMGIYLFDKDALLDALDNEMVDFGHHVIPAAVGGKRVFAHFFGGYWRDIGTIRAFFEAHMDLVRADAPFDLYDPAWPFYTHARFLPPARIFGTTFERAMLAEGSRISASRIEEAIVGVRSVVRGATIRRALVMGADPVFPEPRPGDPPVGVGEGTVIENAIVDKNARIGRGCRLVNERGAREDEGPGWAIRDGIVVVAKNAVIPDGTVL